Proteins encoded in a region of the Cardiocondyla obscurior isolate alpha-2009 linkage group LG18, Cobs3.1, whole genome shotgun sequence genome:
- the Opa1 gene encoding dynamin-like GTPase OPA1, mitochondrial isoform X5 yields the protein MEQIICGKFGHSILLVTKTSRHPITYITARKLMSGKFNRHSRPLLASPQLRHFANPHRGYAMVITRILRGALKIRYILLGSAVGGGVTLQKKYEQWKEALPDLGWLENLMPNEKRWQDFRESLMAIKTNVVDKIEIDPRIKEFGIVKYQEYRTWFDQRLDDAIKAAENQNNYEENSSIQIETKDQLSKNVVAFARPLANDTTEEERKKAQSSQQRMNAMQDELMQMQLKYQREIERLERENKELRKQILLRGSQKFNNKKIKKSLIDMYSDVLDELSDYDSAYSTADHLPRVVVVGDQSSGKTSVLEMIAQARIFPRGGGEMMTRAPVKVTLSEGPYHVAQFKDSSREFDLTKESELVELRREVELRMKNSVKNGKTVSQDVISMTVKGPGLQRIVLVDLPGIISTVTVDMAEDTRDAIRQMSTQYMSNPNAIILCIQDGSVDAERSNVTDLAAQMDPSGKRTIFVLTKVDMAEENLTNPERLRKILSGKLFPMKALGYFAVVTGRGRQDDSIQTIKDYEEKFFRNSKLFKDSLAMSGQVTTKNLSLAVAECFWKMVRETVEQQADAFKATRFNLETEWKNNFPRLRELDRDELFEKARGEILDEIVNLSQVSPRHWEEVLMTRNWDKVSMHVFENIYLPAAQSGNPNTFNTTVDIKLRQWAEQQLPARSVESGWECLQQEFKNFMSQARLSSDHDNIFDNLKTAVVAEAMRRHSWEEKASEMLRVIQLNILEDRSINDKRDWDQAVRFLETSVKEKLQSTEQILRDMLGPNRKERWLYWQNQTEEQQKRTAVKNELDKILYADKKHIPTLTHDELTAVRKNLQRNGLEIDNEFIREIWHPVYRRFFLQQSLARAYDCRKGYYLYHTGHENETQCFQMECNDVVLFWRIQQMLKVTANALRQQIMNREARRLDKEIKEVLEDYSQNNEIKEILLTGRRVTLAEELKRVRQIQEKLEEFIQALNKEK from the exons ATGGAGCAAATCATATGTGGTAAATTTGG TCATAGCATCTTACTAGTCACCAAAACCTCCAGACATCCAATAACATATATCACCGCGAGGAAGTTGATGTCCGGAAAATTTAATAGACATAGCAGACCATTATTAGCATCGCCGCAGTTAAGACACTTCGCAAATCCACATCGTGGATATGCAATGGTGATAACAAGAATATTAAGAGGAGCATTAAAGATTCGGTATATTCTCTTGGGAAGTGCAGTCGGTGGTGGCGTTACCTTGCagaag aaaTACGAACAGTGGAAGGAAGCTTTACCTGATTTAGGATGGCTCGAAAATTTGATGCCCAATGAAAAACGATGGCAAGATTTTCGCGAGTCACTTATGGCAATTAAAACTAACGTGGTCGATAAAATCGAAATCG ATCCACGTATAAAGGAATTTGGAATAGTTAAATATCAAGAATACAGAACCTGGTTTGATCAGAGACTAGATGACGCTATTAAGGCAGCGGAAAATCAAAATAACTACGAAGAAAATAGCTCGATACAGA TAGAAACAAAAGATCAATTGTCGAAAAACGTGGTTGCTTTTGCACGTCCATTGGCTAACGATACTACTGAAGAGGAACGTAAGAAAGCTC aaTCTTCGCAACAGAGAATGAACGCTATGCAGGATGAACTAATGCAGATGCAATTAAAGTATCAACGAGAAATAGAAAGATTGGAAAGAGAGAACAAAGAATTGCGCAAGCAGATACTTTTACGAGGAAGccaaaaatttaacaataaaaaaattaaa AAATCTTTAATTGATATGTACAGTGATGTCTTGGATGAGCTCAGTGATTACGACAGTGCCTATTCCACAGCTGATCATTTACCTAGAGTAGTGGTCGTTGGCGACCAAAGCTCTGGAAAAACATCGGTGCTTGAGATGATTGCTCAAGCAAGAATATTTCCAAG AGGTGGAGGTGAAATGATGACCAGAGCGCCAGTTAAAGTCACATTAAGCGAAGGTCCATATCATGTAGCGCAATTTAAAGATAGCTCCAGAGAATTCGATCTCACGAAAGAATCGGAATTAGTTGAACTTAGACGGGAGGTTGAGCTACGAATGAAGAACAGCGTTAAAAATGGAAAGACAGTCAGTCAGGATGTCATTTCCATGACGGTAAAGGGACCGGGCCTTCAACGTATAGTTCTAGTCGATCTACCTGGTATTATTAGT ACAGTTACCGTTGATATGGCGGAAGACACTCGCGACGCAATCAGACAAATGAGCACACAATACATGAGTAATCCTAACGCGATTATTCTTTGCATACAAGACGGTTCCGTTGATGCGGAAAGAAGCAACGTCACTGATCTTGCAGCTCAAATGGATCCATCGGGCAAAAGAACAATCTTTGTCTTAACGAAa GTTGACATGGCGGAAGAAAATTTGACTAATCCCGAAagattgcggaaaatattatctGGTAAACTATTTCCAATGAAAGCGTTAGGTTACTTTGCTGTAGTCACTGGTCGTGGCAGACAGGATGACAGTATACAAACGATTAAAGATTATGAGGAGAAATTTTTCAGAAACTCTAAACTCTTCAA aGATAGTTTAGCGATGTCCGGTCAAGTAACCACTAAAAATTTGAGCTTAGCAGTAGCCGAATGTTTTTGGAAGATGGTTCGTGAAACGGTGGAACAGCAAGCTGATGCATTTAAAGCTACGAGATTCAATTTGGAAACGGAATGGAAGAATAATTTTCCaag ATTGAGAGAGCTGGACAGAGATGAACTTTTCGAAAAGGCGCGGGGTGAAATTTTGGACGAGATAGTTAATTTATCTCAAGTATCGCCGAGACACTGGGAAGAAGTATTGATGACGCGAAATTGGGATAAAGTCAGTATGCACGTTTTcgagaatatttatttgcctGCTGCTCAAAGTGGAAATCCAa aTACGTTTAATACCACTGTCGACATTAAGCTCAGGCAATGGGCAGAACAACAACTACCTGCGCGTAGTGTCGAAAGTGGATGGGAATGTTTGCAACaggaatttaaaaattttatgtcgcAAGCTCGACTTAGTTCAGATCACGATAATATTTTCGATAATCTCAAAACTGCCGTAGTAGCTGAAGCGATGAGGCGTCATTCATgggaagaaaaa gcATCGGAAATGCTACGTGTTATTCAACTTAACATTTTAGAAGATAGAAGCATAAACGACAAACGTGATTGGGATCAAGCAGTACGTTTTTTAGAAACATCGGTTAAGGAAAAATTACAGAGTACAGAACAAATTCTACGCGATATGCTGGGACCTAATCGCAAAGAACGGTGGCTGTATTGGCAGAACCAAACTGAAGAGCAGCAGAAACGTACGGCTGTTAAAAACGAATTGgataaaattctttacgcTGACAAA AAACACATACCTACTCTAACACACGATGAGCTTACAGCTGTTAGAAAGAACTTACAAAGAAATGGACTGGAAATAGATAACGAATTTATTCGAGAGATATGGCATCCTGTATATAGAAGATTTTTCCTTCAACAGAGTTTAGCGAGAGCGTATGATTGTAGAAAAGGATACTATCTCTATCATACCGGGCACGAAAATgaa ACACAATGCTTTCAGATGGAATGTAATGACGTAGTACTCTTCTGGCGAATTCAACAAATGCTAAAAGTTACTGCAAATGCGCTTAGACAACAAATCATGAACAGAGAAGCTCGGAGGTTGGATAAAGAAATTAAGGAAGTCCTTGAGGATTATAgtcaaaataatgaaattaaagaaattctGCTCACGGGCAGACGAGTCACATTAGCAGAAGAACTCA AACGGGTCAGACAGATCCAAGAGAAACTAGAAGAATTCATTCAAGcattaaataaagagaaatgA
- the Opa1 gene encoding dynamin-like GTPase OPA1, mitochondrial isoform X1: protein MEQIICGKFGHSILLVTKTSRHPITYITARKLMSGKFNRHSRPLLASPQLRHFANPHRGYAMVITRILRGALKIRYILLGSAVGGGVTLQKKYEQWKEALPDLGWLENLMPNEKRWQDFRESLMAIKTNVVDKIEIDPRIKEFGIVKYQEYRTWFDQRLDDAIKAAENQNNYEENSSIQSAFDNVLMVAKQSYSVETKDQLSKNVVAFARPLANDTTEEERKKAQSSQQRMNAMQDELMQMQLKYQREIERLERENKELRKQILLRGSQKFNNKKIKKSLIDMYSDVLDELSDYDSAYSTADHLPRVVVVGDQSSGKTSVLEMIAQARIFPRGGGEMMTRAPVKVTLSEGPYHVAQFKDSSREFDLTKESELVELRREVELRMKNSVKNGKTVSQDVISMTVKGPGLQRIVLVDLPGIISTVTVDMAEDTRDAIRQMSTQYMSNPNAIILCIQDGSVDAERSNVTDLAAQMDPSGKRTIFVLTKVDMAEENLTNPERLRKILSGKLFPMKALGYFAVVTGRGRQDDSIQTIKDYEEKFFRNSKLFKDSLAMSGQVTTKNLSLAVAECFWKMVRETVEQQADAFKATRFNLETEWKNNFPRLRELDRDELFEKARGEILDEIVNLSQVSPRHWEEVLMTRNWDKVSMHVFENIYLPAAQSGNPNTFNTTVDIKLRQWAEQQLPARSVESGWECLQQEFKNFMSQARLSSDHDNIFDNLKTAVVAEAMRRHSWEEKASEMLRVIQLNILEDRSINDKRDWDQAVRFLETSVKEKLQSTEQILRDMLGPNRKERWLYWQNQTEEQQKRTAVKNELDKILYADKKHIPTLTHDELTAVRKNLQRNGLEIDNEFIREIWHPVYRRFFLQQSLARAYDCRKGYYLYHTGHENETQCFQMECNDVVLFWRIQQMLKVTANALRQQIMNREARRLDKEIKEVLEDYSQNNEIKEILLTGRRVTLAEELKRVRQIQEKLEEFIQALNKEK, encoded by the exons ATGGAGCAAATCATATGTGGTAAATTTGG TCATAGCATCTTACTAGTCACCAAAACCTCCAGACATCCAATAACATATATCACCGCGAGGAAGTTGATGTCCGGAAAATTTAATAGACATAGCAGACCATTATTAGCATCGCCGCAGTTAAGACACTTCGCAAATCCACATCGTGGATATGCAATGGTGATAACAAGAATATTAAGAGGAGCATTAAAGATTCGGTATATTCTCTTGGGAAGTGCAGTCGGTGGTGGCGTTACCTTGCagaag aaaTACGAACAGTGGAAGGAAGCTTTACCTGATTTAGGATGGCTCGAAAATTTGATGCCCAATGAAAAACGATGGCAAGATTTTCGCGAGTCACTTATGGCAATTAAAACTAACGTGGTCGATAAAATCGAAATCG ATCCACGTATAAAGGAATTTGGAATAGTTAAATATCAAGAATACAGAACCTGGTTTGATCAGAGACTAGATGACGCTATTAAGGCAGCGGAAAATCAAAATAACTACGAAGAAAATAGCTCGATACAGA GTGCATTTGATAACGTCTTAATGGTAGCAAAACAAAGTTATTCAG TAGAAACAAAAGATCAATTGTCGAAAAACGTGGTTGCTTTTGCACGTCCATTGGCTAACGATACTACTGAAGAGGAACGTAAGAAAGCTC aaTCTTCGCAACAGAGAATGAACGCTATGCAGGATGAACTAATGCAGATGCAATTAAAGTATCAACGAGAAATAGAAAGATTGGAAAGAGAGAACAAAGAATTGCGCAAGCAGATACTTTTACGAGGAAGccaaaaatttaacaataaaaaaattaaa AAATCTTTAATTGATATGTACAGTGATGTCTTGGATGAGCTCAGTGATTACGACAGTGCCTATTCCACAGCTGATCATTTACCTAGAGTAGTGGTCGTTGGCGACCAAAGCTCTGGAAAAACATCGGTGCTTGAGATGATTGCTCAAGCAAGAATATTTCCAAG AGGTGGAGGTGAAATGATGACCAGAGCGCCAGTTAAAGTCACATTAAGCGAAGGTCCATATCATGTAGCGCAATTTAAAGATAGCTCCAGAGAATTCGATCTCACGAAAGAATCGGAATTAGTTGAACTTAGACGGGAGGTTGAGCTACGAATGAAGAACAGCGTTAAAAATGGAAAGACAGTCAGTCAGGATGTCATTTCCATGACGGTAAAGGGACCGGGCCTTCAACGTATAGTTCTAGTCGATCTACCTGGTATTATTAGT ACAGTTACCGTTGATATGGCGGAAGACACTCGCGACGCAATCAGACAAATGAGCACACAATACATGAGTAATCCTAACGCGATTATTCTTTGCATACAAGACGGTTCCGTTGATGCGGAAAGAAGCAACGTCACTGATCTTGCAGCTCAAATGGATCCATCGGGCAAAAGAACAATCTTTGTCTTAACGAAa GTTGACATGGCGGAAGAAAATTTGACTAATCCCGAAagattgcggaaaatattatctGGTAAACTATTTCCAATGAAAGCGTTAGGTTACTTTGCTGTAGTCACTGGTCGTGGCAGACAGGATGACAGTATACAAACGATTAAAGATTATGAGGAGAAATTTTTCAGAAACTCTAAACTCTTCAA aGATAGTTTAGCGATGTCCGGTCAAGTAACCACTAAAAATTTGAGCTTAGCAGTAGCCGAATGTTTTTGGAAGATGGTTCGTGAAACGGTGGAACAGCAAGCTGATGCATTTAAAGCTACGAGATTCAATTTGGAAACGGAATGGAAGAATAATTTTCCaag ATTGAGAGAGCTGGACAGAGATGAACTTTTCGAAAAGGCGCGGGGTGAAATTTTGGACGAGATAGTTAATTTATCTCAAGTATCGCCGAGACACTGGGAAGAAGTATTGATGACGCGAAATTGGGATAAAGTCAGTATGCACGTTTTcgagaatatttatttgcctGCTGCTCAAAGTGGAAATCCAa aTACGTTTAATACCACTGTCGACATTAAGCTCAGGCAATGGGCAGAACAACAACTACCTGCGCGTAGTGTCGAAAGTGGATGGGAATGTTTGCAACaggaatttaaaaattttatgtcgcAAGCTCGACTTAGTTCAGATCACGATAATATTTTCGATAATCTCAAAACTGCCGTAGTAGCTGAAGCGATGAGGCGTCATTCATgggaagaaaaa gcATCGGAAATGCTACGTGTTATTCAACTTAACATTTTAGAAGATAGAAGCATAAACGACAAACGTGATTGGGATCAAGCAGTACGTTTTTTAGAAACATCGGTTAAGGAAAAATTACAGAGTACAGAACAAATTCTACGCGATATGCTGGGACCTAATCGCAAAGAACGGTGGCTGTATTGGCAGAACCAAACTGAAGAGCAGCAGAAACGTACGGCTGTTAAAAACGAATTGgataaaattctttacgcTGACAAA AAACACATACCTACTCTAACACACGATGAGCTTACAGCTGTTAGAAAGAACTTACAAAGAAATGGACTGGAAATAGATAACGAATTTATTCGAGAGATATGGCATCCTGTATATAGAAGATTTTTCCTTCAACAGAGTTTAGCGAGAGCGTATGATTGTAGAAAAGGATACTATCTCTATCATACCGGGCACGAAAATgaa ACACAATGCTTTCAGATGGAATGTAATGACGTAGTACTCTTCTGGCGAATTCAACAAATGCTAAAAGTTACTGCAAATGCGCTTAGACAACAAATCATGAACAGAGAAGCTCGGAGGTTGGATAAAGAAATTAAGGAAGTCCTTGAGGATTATAgtcaaaataatgaaattaaagaaattctGCTCACGGGCAGACGAGTCACATTAGCAGAAGAACTCA AACGGGTCAGACAGATCCAAGAGAAACTAGAAGAATTCATTCAAGcattaaataaagagaaatgA
- the Opa1 gene encoding dynamin-like GTPase OPA1, mitochondrial isoform X3 — translation MEQIICGKFGHSILLVTKTSRHPITYITARKLMSGKFNRHSRPLLASPQLRHFANPHRGYAMVITRILRGALKIRYILLGSAVGGGVTLQKKYEQWKEALPDLGWLENLMPNEKRWQDFRESLMAIKTNVVDKIEIDPRIKEFGIVKYQEYRTWFDQRLDDAIKAAENQNNYEENSSIQSAFDNVLMVAKQSYSVETKDQLSKNVVAFARPLANDTTEEERKKAQSSQQRMNAMQDELMQMQLKYQREIERLERENKELRKQILLRGSQKFNNKKIKKSLIDMYSDVLDELSDYDSAYSTADHLPRVVVVGDQSSGKTSVLEMIAQARIFPRGGGEMMTRAPVKVTLSEGPYHVAQFKDSSREFDLTKESELVELRREVELRMKNSVKNGKTVSQDVISMTVKGPGLQRIVLVDLPGIISTVTVDMAEDTRDAIRQMSTQYMSNPNAIILCIQDGSVDAERSNVTDLAAQMDPSGKRTIFVLTKVDMAEENLTNPERLRKILSGKLFPMKALGYFAVVTGRGRQDDSIQTIKDYEEKFFRNSKLFKDSLAMSGQVTTKNLSLAVAECFWKMVRETVEQQADAFKATRFNLETEWKNNFPRLRELDRDELFEKARGEILDEIVNLSQVSPRHWEEVLMTRNWDKVSMHVFENIYLPAAQSGNPNTFNTTVDIKLRQWAEQQLPARSVESGWECLQQEFKNFMSQARLSSDHDNIFDNLKTAVVAEAMRRHSWEEKASEMLRVIQLNILEDRSINDKRDWDQAVRFLETSVKEKLQSTEQILRDMLGPNRKERWLYWQNQTEEQQKRTAVKNELDKILYADKKHIPTLTHDELTAVRKNLQRNGLEIDNEFIREIWHPVYRRFFLQQSLARAYDCRKGYYLYHTGHENEMECNDVVLFWRIQQMLKVTANALRQQIMNREARRLDKEIKEVLEDYSQNNEIKEILLTGRRVTLAEELKRVRQIQEKLEEFIQALNKEK, via the exons ATGGAGCAAATCATATGTGGTAAATTTGG TCATAGCATCTTACTAGTCACCAAAACCTCCAGACATCCAATAACATATATCACCGCGAGGAAGTTGATGTCCGGAAAATTTAATAGACATAGCAGACCATTATTAGCATCGCCGCAGTTAAGACACTTCGCAAATCCACATCGTGGATATGCAATGGTGATAACAAGAATATTAAGAGGAGCATTAAAGATTCGGTATATTCTCTTGGGAAGTGCAGTCGGTGGTGGCGTTACCTTGCagaag aaaTACGAACAGTGGAAGGAAGCTTTACCTGATTTAGGATGGCTCGAAAATTTGATGCCCAATGAAAAACGATGGCAAGATTTTCGCGAGTCACTTATGGCAATTAAAACTAACGTGGTCGATAAAATCGAAATCG ATCCACGTATAAAGGAATTTGGAATAGTTAAATATCAAGAATACAGAACCTGGTTTGATCAGAGACTAGATGACGCTATTAAGGCAGCGGAAAATCAAAATAACTACGAAGAAAATAGCTCGATACAGA GTGCATTTGATAACGTCTTAATGGTAGCAAAACAAAGTTATTCAG TAGAAACAAAAGATCAATTGTCGAAAAACGTGGTTGCTTTTGCACGTCCATTGGCTAACGATACTACTGAAGAGGAACGTAAGAAAGCTC aaTCTTCGCAACAGAGAATGAACGCTATGCAGGATGAACTAATGCAGATGCAATTAAAGTATCAACGAGAAATAGAAAGATTGGAAAGAGAGAACAAAGAATTGCGCAAGCAGATACTTTTACGAGGAAGccaaaaatttaacaataaaaaaattaaa AAATCTTTAATTGATATGTACAGTGATGTCTTGGATGAGCTCAGTGATTACGACAGTGCCTATTCCACAGCTGATCATTTACCTAGAGTAGTGGTCGTTGGCGACCAAAGCTCTGGAAAAACATCGGTGCTTGAGATGATTGCTCAAGCAAGAATATTTCCAAG AGGTGGAGGTGAAATGATGACCAGAGCGCCAGTTAAAGTCACATTAAGCGAAGGTCCATATCATGTAGCGCAATTTAAAGATAGCTCCAGAGAATTCGATCTCACGAAAGAATCGGAATTAGTTGAACTTAGACGGGAGGTTGAGCTACGAATGAAGAACAGCGTTAAAAATGGAAAGACAGTCAGTCAGGATGTCATTTCCATGACGGTAAAGGGACCGGGCCTTCAACGTATAGTTCTAGTCGATCTACCTGGTATTATTAGT ACAGTTACCGTTGATATGGCGGAAGACACTCGCGACGCAATCAGACAAATGAGCACACAATACATGAGTAATCCTAACGCGATTATTCTTTGCATACAAGACGGTTCCGTTGATGCGGAAAGAAGCAACGTCACTGATCTTGCAGCTCAAATGGATCCATCGGGCAAAAGAACAATCTTTGTCTTAACGAAa GTTGACATGGCGGAAGAAAATTTGACTAATCCCGAAagattgcggaaaatattatctGGTAAACTATTTCCAATGAAAGCGTTAGGTTACTTTGCTGTAGTCACTGGTCGTGGCAGACAGGATGACAGTATACAAACGATTAAAGATTATGAGGAGAAATTTTTCAGAAACTCTAAACTCTTCAA aGATAGTTTAGCGATGTCCGGTCAAGTAACCACTAAAAATTTGAGCTTAGCAGTAGCCGAATGTTTTTGGAAGATGGTTCGTGAAACGGTGGAACAGCAAGCTGATGCATTTAAAGCTACGAGATTCAATTTGGAAACGGAATGGAAGAATAATTTTCCaag ATTGAGAGAGCTGGACAGAGATGAACTTTTCGAAAAGGCGCGGGGTGAAATTTTGGACGAGATAGTTAATTTATCTCAAGTATCGCCGAGACACTGGGAAGAAGTATTGATGACGCGAAATTGGGATAAAGTCAGTATGCACGTTTTcgagaatatttatttgcctGCTGCTCAAAGTGGAAATCCAa aTACGTTTAATACCACTGTCGACATTAAGCTCAGGCAATGGGCAGAACAACAACTACCTGCGCGTAGTGTCGAAAGTGGATGGGAATGTTTGCAACaggaatttaaaaattttatgtcgcAAGCTCGACTTAGTTCAGATCACGATAATATTTTCGATAATCTCAAAACTGCCGTAGTAGCTGAAGCGATGAGGCGTCATTCATgggaagaaaaa gcATCGGAAATGCTACGTGTTATTCAACTTAACATTTTAGAAGATAGAAGCATAAACGACAAACGTGATTGGGATCAAGCAGTACGTTTTTTAGAAACATCGGTTAAGGAAAAATTACAGAGTACAGAACAAATTCTACGCGATATGCTGGGACCTAATCGCAAAGAACGGTGGCTGTATTGGCAGAACCAAACTGAAGAGCAGCAGAAACGTACGGCTGTTAAAAACGAATTGgataaaattctttacgcTGACAAA AAACACATACCTACTCTAACACACGATGAGCTTACAGCTGTTAGAAAGAACTTACAAAGAAATGGACTGGAAATAGATAACGAATTTATTCGAGAGATATGGCATCCTGTATATAGAAGATTTTTCCTTCAACAGAGTTTAGCGAGAGCGTATGATTGTAGAAAAGGATACTATCTCTATCATACCGGGCACGAAAATgaa ATGGAATGTAATGACGTAGTACTCTTCTGGCGAATTCAACAAATGCTAAAAGTTACTGCAAATGCGCTTAGACAACAAATCATGAACAGAGAAGCTCGGAGGTTGGATAAAGAAATTAAGGAAGTCCTTGAGGATTATAgtcaaaataatgaaattaaagaaattctGCTCACGGGCAGACGAGTCACATTAGCAGAAGAACTCA AACGGGTCAGACAGATCCAAGAGAAACTAGAAGAATTCATTCAAGcattaaataaagagaaatgA